One window of the Thermodesulfomicrobium sp. WS genome contains the following:
- the hisS gene encoding histidine--tRNA ligase, which yields MSRIQKIKGFSDLFPPESTVFTHMEAVAREVFGAYGCKEVRVPILERTELFARSIGEETDVVQKEMYTFADRKGRSLTLRPEATAGVLRAFIEAGGAEGVTKLFTCGPMFRYERPQKGRMRQFHQLDVEVLGASAPQADAEVILMLWTFLEHLGIPSLALELNSLGCPQCRPTFHQALRDFLGTLDDAALCEDCQRRTTTNPLRVLDCKVPGCREATAAAPRIADYLCPECAAHFARVRAILDAVATPYAINHRLVRGLDYYQRTTFEVLSGDIGAQSAVAGGGRYDGLVAALGGPAVPGIGFACGMERLALLLPPLADRAMDFYLAVLEETALDTALILGQTLRRHGFRGETAFEAKSPKAHLRQANKLGVKTCLLLGSDEMARGVIVVKDMATGVQTTVAQDDLAQALGLRAA from the coding sequence ATGTCAAGAATCCAAAAGATCAAAGGTTTTTCCGACCTCTTTCCACCCGAAAGCACGGTCTTTACCCATATGGAAGCCGTGGCCCGTGAGGTCTTCGGCGCCTACGGGTGCAAGGAAGTCCGCGTGCCCATCCTTGAGCGCACCGAGCTCTTTGCCCGCTCCATCGGCGAAGAAACCGACGTAGTGCAAAAGGAGATGTATACCTTTGCCGACCGCAAAGGCCGCTCCCTCACCCTACGCCCGGAAGCCACGGCCGGGGTACTCCGGGCCTTCATCGAAGCCGGAGGCGCCGAGGGCGTGACCAAGCTCTTCACCTGCGGCCCGATGTTCCGTTACGAGCGCCCGCAAAAAGGCCGCATGCGCCAATTCCATCAATTGGACGTGGAAGTCTTGGGCGCCAGCGCCCCCCAGGCCGACGCGGAAGTCATCCTCATGCTCTGGACCTTTCTCGAGCACCTGGGCATTCCATCCTTGGCCCTGGAGCTCAATTCCCTGGGCTGCCCCCAGTGTCGGCCGACCTTTCATCAGGCGCTGCGGGACTTCCTTGGTACTCTCGACGACGCCGCCCTGTGCGAAGATTGCCAGCGCCGCACCACCACCAACCCGCTGCGCGTGCTCGACTGCAAGGTCCCCGGCTGCCGGGAGGCCACCGCCGCGGCCCCGCGCATCGCCGACTACCTCTGCCCGGAATGCGCGGCCCATTTCGCGCGCGTGCGCGCCATCCTCGACGCCGTAGCCACGCCCTACGCCATCAACCACCGCCTCGTGCGCGGCCTGGACTACTATCAGCGCACCACCTTCGAGGTCCTCTCCGGAGACATCGGCGCCCAAAGCGCTGTGGCCGGCGGCGGCCGCTACGACGGCCTGGTGGCAGCCCTCGGAGGGCCGGCGGTGCCGGGCATCGGCTTTGCCTGCGGCATGGAGCGGCTCGCCCTGCTGCTCCCCCCCCTTGCGGACCGGGCCATGGATTTTTATCTGGCGGTCTTGGAGGAAACCGCCCTGGATACGGCCCTGATCTTGGGACAAACCCTGCGTCGCCACGGATTTCGCGGCGAAACCGCCTTCGAGGCCAAAAGCCCCAAGGCCCATCTGCGCCAGGCCAACAAGCTGGGGGTGAAGACCTGCCTGCTCTTAGGTAGCGATGAAATGGCCCGCGGGGTCATCGTGGTGAAGGATATGGCCACCGGCGTCCAGACCACGGTGGCCCAAGACGATCTCGCCCAGGCGCTCGGCCTTCGGGCCGCCTGA
- a CDS encoding molybdopterin-guanine dinucleotide biosynthesis protein MobB, with protein sequence MRAVALVGWKKSGKTTLAVALAQELSRRGLRVGAVKHSHHGLDVSGTDTARLAEVCRAVAGVSPGQSAAWWGTARSPHDLMPLLGAQVLLVEGGKEWGWLPRILVAPGQGEDPAALVTGRELGVFGPAPVAGLAATQDVAVVADWVLERGFVLAGLDCGGCGKASCAELAQAIVVGQAQPQDCVAQSSAVRVRCGDRDLALGPFVERLVRATVQGLLSELKGYVPGLPVRIEME encoded by the coding sequence ATGCGTGCCGTTGCCTTGGTGGGATGGAAAAAGTCGGGCAAGACCACGTTGGCCGTGGCCCTGGCCCAAGAACTTTCCCGCCGTGGTCTGCGGGTGGGCGCGGTGAAACATTCGCACCACGGACTCGATGTCTCGGGGACGGATACCGCCCGGCTTGCCGAGGTATGTCGCGCGGTGGCGGGGGTGAGTCCGGGGCAGAGCGCCGCCTGGTGGGGGACCGCGCGTTCCCCCCACGATCTCATGCCATTGCTGGGTGCCCAGGTGCTGCTCGTAGAGGGCGGCAAGGAGTGGGGGTGGCTGCCGCGCATCTTGGTCGCCCCGGGGCAAGGTGAAGACCCGGCTGCTTTGGTGACCGGACGGGAGCTTGGGGTCTTTGGTCCTGCGCCCGTGGCAGGGCTTGCCGCTACCCAGGATGTGGCTGTGGTGGCCGACTGGGTGCTGGAGCGCGGCTTTGTCTTGGCCGGGCTTGATTGTGGCGGCTGCGGCAAGGCATCCTGTGCCGAGCTTGCTCAGGCCATCGTGGTAGGGCAAGCGCAGCCGCAGGATTGCGTGGCGCAGAGCTCTGCCGTGCGGGTGCGTTGCGGCGACCGCGATCTCGCTTTGGGGCCCTTTGTGGAGCGCCTGGTGCGGGCTACGGTGCAGGGCCTGCTTTCGGAACTCAAAGGCTATGTGCCGGGGCTGCCGGTACGTATCGAGATGGAGTAG
- a CDS encoding MoaD/ThiS family protein — translation MRVAIKCFATLARFAPPAGFMELPEGARVLDLLAALEIPVSEVKLVFRNNRHAAVEAELSDGDEVRLFPAVGGG, via the coding sequence ATGCGCGTCGCGATCAAATGCTTCGCCACCCTTGCACGTTTCGCCCCGCCTGCGGGGTTTATGGAGCTTCCCGAAGGCGCCCGCGTGCTCGATCTTTTGGCCGCCTTGGAAATCCCCGTGAGCGAGGTCAAACTCGTGTTCCGCAACAATCGTCACGCCGCCGTGGAGGCGGAGCTTTCCGACGGTGACGAAGTGCGACTCTTCCCGGCCGTGGGCGGGGGTTAG
- a CDS encoding ThiF family adenylyltransferase, with translation MADLAAVGAGPLDALACGVTPAPWVRSAHSIDGAAQTRLARARVAVVGAGGLGGYAIELLARIGVGFLRIIDGDTFEETNMNRQLLAEPATLGRPKAQVAQERLARIAPWCVVDARAVFVDVGNAAELLGGVDVVLDCLGGVDPRPVVHAACAAASVPVVAAAVAGWTVLVGSELPGKPGISLVWGDASAVDAEGQLGSLAPAVAMAASLQAAEVVQYLTTSRLELAGKVLHADLGTWAFSLYHMSEDE, from the coding sequence ATGGCGGACCTCGCGGCGGTGGGCGCAGGGCCTCTGGATGCCTTGGCCTGTGGGGTCACTCCAGCCCCATGGGTGCGCTCGGCCCACAGCATCGATGGGGCGGCGCAGACGCGCCTGGCCCGGGCCCGGGTGGCGGTGGTGGGGGCCGGCGGGCTTGGCGGCTACGCCATCGAGCTTTTGGCGCGCATAGGCGTGGGTTTTTTGCGGATCATCGACGGCGACACCTTTGAAGAGACCAATATGAACCGCCAGCTTCTGGCCGAGCCGGCGACCCTGGGGCGGCCCAAGGCCCAGGTGGCCCAGGAGCGTCTGGCGCGTATCGCCCCGTGGTGCGTCGTGGACGCCCGGGCGGTGTTCGTGGACGTCGGCAATGCTGCAGAGCTTCTTGGTGGTGTGGATGTGGTGCTCGACTGTCTGGGCGGCGTGGACCCCCGCCCGGTGGTGCACGCCGCCTGCGCCGCGGCTTCGGTGCCGGTGGTGGCGGCGGCGGTTGCTGGCTGGACCGTGCTGGTGGGTTCCGAACTGCCGGGCAAGCCGGGAATCTCGCTGGTATGGGGCGATGCGTCTGCCGTGGATGCGGAAGGGCAGCTGGGGAGCCTCGCCCCGGCGGTCGCCATGGCGGCGAGCCTCCAAGCCGCAGAGGTGGTGCAGTATCTCACGACTTCCCGATTGGAGCTCGCGGGTAAGGTCCTGCACGCGGACCTCGGCACGTGGGCATTTTCCCTCTATCACATGAGCGAGGACGAATAA
- the rdgB gene encoding RdgB/HAM1 family non-canonical purine NTP pyrophosphatase, with protein sequence MELILATGNPGKVREMAVFLQSYLPGLVVLGLKDVGFAADIPETGDSFLANARIKAHTVAKATGKVALADDSGLCVDALGGAPGIHSARYAGEKATDADNVAKLLTAMAGVPEEARGCRFECVLVVADPQGREVIARGTWHGRVLCAPQGNGGFGYDPIFWDPELAQSAAELPLSLKNQRSHRGAALQDLARQWAAVERLLRETQG encoded by the coding sequence ATGGAACTCATCTTGGCCACAGGAAACCCCGGCAAGGTGCGGGAGATGGCGGTGTTTTTGCAATCCTACCTGCCGGGGCTCGTGGTTTTGGGACTGAAAGATGTCGGCTTTGCGGCGGATATTCCGGAAACTGGAGACTCCTTTTTGGCCAATGCCCGCATCAAGGCCCACACCGTGGCCAAGGCTACAGGCAAGGTCGCCTTAGCCGATGACTCGGGCCTGTGCGTGGACGCCTTGGGCGGCGCACCGGGCATCCATTCGGCGCGCTACGCCGGGGAAAAGGCTACGGACGCCGACAACGTGGCCAAGCTCCTTACCGCCATGGCGGGCGTGCCTGAGGAAGCGCGGGGCTGCCGCTTCGAGTGCGTGTTGGTGGTGGCCGATCCCCAGGGCCGCGAGGTCATTGCCCGGGGGACGTGGCACGGCCGGGTGCTTTGCGCCCCGCAAGGAAACGGCGGCTTTGGATACGATCCGATTTTTTGGGACCCGGAGCTTGCGCAAAGCGCCGCCGAGCTCCCCCTCTCCCTCAAAAACCAGCGCAGCCACCGCGGCGCCGCCCTGCAGGACTTGGCGCGGCAATGGGCCGCGGTGGAACGGCTCCTGCGCGAAACCCAAGGATAA
- the glmS gene encoding glutamine--fructose-6-phosphate transaminase (isomerizing), with protein MCGIIGYTGHRPAVPVIMDGLRRLEYRGYDSAGLAFVEGRCLRVLRAEGKLAALDACLQGQECSLALFGIGHTRWATHGLPVVRNAHPHQDASGRFALVHNGIIENYAELKAELQAQGVSFVSDTDTEVLVQLLAREVTASGDVRQGIAAALSRVEGAYAFAFIDRESPGVVWAGRQASPLVLGVGVGEHFVASDIPAFLPFTRDVVFLDDGDVVEMRPDAWTVFDARTLAPRDKTVARISWDVQAAQKGGFKHFMLKEILEQPRVVRDAVAGRLRGSRVVLPELEGLARPERLVVVACGTSWHAGLWGRYLLESMAGIPTQVEVASEFRYGGFVVRPSDTVLVISQSGETADTLAALRMARQAGATVLGICNVVGSSIAREAQRVLYTQAGPEISVASTKAMTSQMLVLLLLALHWGEERLTVSQRETILHGLLALPEIVEASLPGLRHEAQKRARVYAAARGCFYLGRGPMYPLALEGALKLKEISYIHAEGYAAGEMKHGPIALVDPEFPTVAVCLRDELLPKMRSNLQEVAARGGRILAITNPGVEIPAADTWTVPEVPAPLGAFMVLPALQLFAYEVAVYLGCDVDQPRNLAKSVTVE; from the coding sequence ATGTGCGGCATTATTGGATATACCGGACACCGGCCAGCAGTACCGGTGATCATGGATGGACTGCGGCGGCTGGAGTACCGGGGCTACGACTCCGCGGGGCTGGCCTTTGTGGAAGGACGCTGCCTGCGGGTGCTGCGCGCCGAAGGCAAGCTCGCCGCCCTGGACGCCTGCTTGCAAGGCCAGGAGTGTTCGCTCGCCCTCTTTGGCATTGGACATACGCGCTGGGCTACCCATGGTCTGCCCGTGGTGCGCAATGCCCATCCCCATCAGGACGCTTCGGGCCGGTTTGCCCTGGTGCATAACGGCATCATCGAAAATTACGCCGAACTCAAGGCGGAGCTGCAGGCCCAAGGAGTGTCCTTCGTCTCGGATACGGACACCGAGGTGCTGGTGCAGCTTCTGGCCCGGGAGGTCACGGCCTCTGGCGACGTGCGCCAGGGCATTGCCGCGGCACTCAGCCGGGTGGAAGGGGCCTACGCCTTTGCCTTCATCGACCGTGAGAGCCCTGGGGTGGTGTGGGCCGGACGCCAGGCCAGCCCCTTGGTGCTGGGTGTGGGCGTGGGCGAGCATTTCGTGGCCTCGGACATCCCGGCCTTCTTGCCCTTTACCCGGGACGTGGTCTTTTTGGACGACGGCGACGTGGTGGAGATGCGTCCGGATGCGTGGACGGTGTTCGACGCCCGCACCTTGGCGCCTCGGGACAAGACCGTGGCGCGTATCTCCTGGGACGTGCAGGCCGCGCAAAAAGGCGGATTCAAACACTTCATGCTCAAGGAGATCCTGGAGCAGCCGCGGGTGGTGCGCGACGCCGTGGCCGGTCGGCTGCGGGGCAGCCGTGTGGTGCTGCCGGAGTTGGAAGGGCTCGCCCGGCCTGAGCGGCTGGTGGTGGTGGCCTGCGGCACCTCCTGGCATGCCGGGTTGTGGGGGCGGTATCTTTTGGAGTCCATGGCTGGCATCCCCACCCAGGTGGAAGTGGCCTCGGAGTTTCGCTACGGCGGCTTTGTCGTGCGACCTTCGGATACGGTGCTGGTCATCAGCCAGTCAGGCGAGACCGCCGATACCCTGGCCGCCCTGCGCATGGCTCGGCAGGCTGGCGCCACGGTGCTCGGCATCTGCAACGTGGTGGGGTCATCCATCGCCCGGGAGGCGCAGCGCGTTCTCTACACTCAGGCCGGCCCGGAGATCAGCGTGGCCTCCACCAAGGCCATGACCTCGCAGATGCTGGTGCTCCTCCTTCTGGCCCTCCATTGGGGGGAGGAGCGCCTTACCGTCTCGCAGCGGGAGACCATCCTCCATGGCCTTTTGGCTCTGCCGGAGATCGTGGAGGCCTCCTTACCGGGATTGCGTCATGAGGCTCAAAAACGGGCACGGGTCTATGCTGCGGCTCGGGGCTGTTTTTATTTGGGGCGCGGCCCGATGTATCCCTTGGCGTTGGAAGGGGCCCTCAAGCTCAAGGAGATTTCGTACATCCATGCCGAAGGCTACGCCGCCGGCGAGATGAAGCATGGCCCCATCGCCTTGGTGGATCCCGAGTTCCCTACCGTGGCGGTGTGTCTGCGCGACGAGCTCTTGCCCAAGATGCGCTCCAACCTCCAGGAAGTGGCGGCCCGGGGCGGCCGCATCCTCGCCATCACCAATCCTGGGGTGGAAATCCCGGCTGCGGACACGTGGACCGTGCCCGAGGTGCCTGCGCCGCTGGGGGCGTTTATGGTCTTGCCGGCCCTGCAGCTTTTTGCCTACGAAGTGGCCGTGTATCTTGGCTGTGACGTAGACCAACCGCGCAACCTCGCCAAAAGCGTGACGGTGGAGTGA
- a CDS encoding N-acetylmuramoyl-L-alanine amidase, with product MRWILVLALSLAASCPVWAADSYPDAVGAFQALSQDEARANRRDVWIALSERFQRLAERAPSADERVKALWYAARAWEEIARRSHLPMDARRAADAYGQVASRAPTHRLADDATLNQALLLAKIGDVGAARSVLERLIVQFPQGDVVPQARRELARLGGEPPVAQSSPSRASKSAPQPSLQGPERDVAPLAPSSPAPRPITEKQKKQAGTLVEQLGLTVRTVVIDAGHGGNDPGAMAYGLREKDINLRMARILGPLLEAQGFRVVYTRTKDAYLSLDKRTQLANAAKGDLFLSIHCNAHTDPSIQGFELYYLDLATDKQAIRVAARENGISEKKISDMQLILSDLLLHSKIDESKTLARVVQQHVMNLAGKEFGLQDHGARGAFFYVLTGVRMPAILVELGYITHAEDARRLASDAYLRIMAQSLVHGVVAYRKQLERFAQENTGGGS from the coding sequence TTGCGATGGATTTTGGTGTTGGCGCTGAGTCTGGCCGCATCCTGCCCGGTCTGGGCTGCGGATTCGTATCCGGACGCTGTGGGCGCCTTTCAGGCGCTCTCTCAGGACGAGGCGCGCGCCAATCGTCGGGATGTGTGGATCGCCCTCTCGGAGCGTTTCCAGCGTTTGGCCGAGCGCGCGCCGTCAGCGGACGAGCGGGTCAAGGCCTTGTGGTATGCGGCCCGGGCTTGGGAGGAGATCGCCCGGCGTTCGCATCTGCCCATGGACGCCCGCCGGGCGGCCGACGCCTATGGCCAGGTGGCCTCTCGGGCCCCGACCCATCGCCTGGCCGATGACGCCACCCTGAATCAGGCCCTGCTTTTGGCCAAGATCGGAGATGTAGGCGCAGCCCGCAGCGTCTTGGAACGCCTGATCGTGCAGTTTCCCCAAGGCGACGTGGTGCCCCAGGCGCGGCGTGAGCTTGCCCGCTTGGGCGGGGAGCCGCCGGTGGCCCAATCTTCCCCTTCCCGTGCGTCCAAGTCTGCTCCGCAACCTTCGCTCCAGGGGCCTGAGCGCGACGTCGCGCCTCTTGCGCCATCCAGCCCTGCCCCTCGCCCCATCACCGAAAAGCAGAAAAAGCAGGCCGGAACCCTAGTGGAACAGTTGGGGCTCACGGTGCGCACGGTGGTGATCGACGCCGGTCACGGCGGCAACGACCCCGGGGCCATGGCGTACGGCCTGCGGGAGAAGGACATCAACTTGCGCATGGCCCGGATCCTCGGCCCGCTCCTGGAAGCCCAAGGGTTCCGGGTGGTCTATACCCGCACCAAGGACGCGTATCTCTCCTTGGACAAACGCACCCAGCTCGCCAATGCCGCCAAGGGCGACCTCTTTCTTTCCATCCATTGCAACGCCCATACAGACCCTTCCATTCAGGGGTTTGAACTCTATTATCTCGATTTGGCCACGGACAAACAGGCCATCCGGGTGGCTGCCCGGGAAAATGGCATATCCGAAAAAAAGATCAGCGACATGCAGCTCATTCTCTCGGATCTCTTGCTGCATTCCAAGATTGATGAGTCCAAGACATTGGCCAGGGTGGTGCAGCAACACGTGATGAACCTGGCAGGAAAGGAGTTCGGTCTCCAGGACCATGGGGCGCGCGGTGCGTTCTTCTACGTCCTCACCGGGGTGCGCATGCCGGCGATTTTAGTGGAGTTAGGATATATCACCCATGCCGAGGATGCCCGGCGTCTGGCAAGTGATGCCTATTTGCGGATCATGGCCCAATCACTGGTTCACGGTGTGGTGGCGTATAGGAAACAATTGGAACGGTTCGCCCAGGAGAATACGGGCGGGGGATCCTGA
- a CDS encoding DUF554 domain-containing protein: MHFPSGVALNAGAIVLGSLVGLLLHGKLPERIRTVVFQGLGLCVLIIGIQMALQAQNGLFVALSVLVGGIAGELLRLEECLESLGNVVKRLVRSSNAQFTDGLVSASLLFCVGAMAIVGSLDEGLRGDGTVLATKSLLDGFSSIALASTYGLGVAFSALPVLLYQGGIALAASAVQDLVSPLLMAQITGTGGVLIAGIGLSLLGVVRVRLASLLPALVVIVPITVWGG, from the coding sequence ATGCATTTTCCAAGTGGTGTGGCGCTCAATGCCGGGGCCATTGTTCTCGGCTCCCTTGTTGGTTTGCTGCTCCATGGTAAATTGCCGGAGCGCATTCGTACTGTTGTGTTTCAGGGTCTTGGGCTGTGTGTGCTCATCATCGGCATCCAAATGGCCCTGCAGGCGCAAAACGGGCTCTTTGTGGCGCTGAGTGTCCTGGTGGGCGGCATCGCCGGTGAACTCTTGCGGTTGGAAGAATGTTTGGAATCCCTGGGGAACGTGGTCAAACGCCTGGTCCGCTCTTCCAATGCCCAATTTACGGACGGTCTGGTGAGTGCGTCGCTGCTTTTTTGCGTGGGCGCCATGGCCATCGTGGGTTCTTTGGATGAGGGGCTGCGGGGTGACGGGACGGTTTTGGCGACCAAAAGCCTGCTCGATGGCTTTTCGTCCATTGCCCTGGCCTCCACCTACGGTCTGGGGGTCGCCTTTTCGGCGCTGCCGGTGCTCCTCTATCAGGGCGGCATCGCGCTTGCGGCAAGCGCGGTGCAGGATTTGGTCTCCCCCCTGCTCATGGCGCAGATTACCGGAACCGGCGGGGTGCTCATCGCGGGCATCGGGCTTTCGCTTTTGGGCGTGGTGCGTGTGCGCTTGGCGAGCCTGCTCCCGGCTTTGGTGGTGATCGTGCCCATCACGGTGTGGGGAGGATGA
- a CDS encoding response regulator — MGTLLIVDDESAIRQSLQGYFQDLGFQVLTAASAEEVLAMDGLDAVDAVIMDIRLPGQDGVVCMRALAARFPQIRFVVHTGSLDFALGEEEEFLGISEEQIFLKPVPDLEVLRAALERLGVRP; from the coding sequence ATGGGAACGCTCCTAATCGTGGATGATGAGTCCGCTATCCGGCAGAGCCTGCAGGGCTATTTTCAGGACCTGGGCTTCCAGGTGCTCACTGCGGCCTCCGCGGAAGAGGTCTTGGCCATGGACGGCTTGGATGCCGTGGATGCGGTGATCATGGACATCCGTCTGCCCGGCCAAGATGGCGTTGTCTGCATGCGGGCTTTGGCGGCCCGTTTCCCGCAGATCCGCTTTGTGGTGCACACCGGTTCTCTGGATTTTGCGCTGGGGGAAGAGGAGGAATTTTTGGGGATTTCGGAAGAACAGATCTTCCTCAAGCCTGTGCCGGACTTGGAGGTGCTGCGCGCTGCCCTGGAGCGTCTGGGAGTGCGGCCGTGA
- a CDS encoding hybrid sensor histidine kinase/response regulator gives MSARVLVVDDEPLLRAAVAMSLGDQGFIVDEAPDGEAGWERFVAVAPDVSLVDLRMPRLHGLGLVERIVRHDPDAAVVVISAAGEAADVIAALRAGAWDYLVKPVVDMGMLLHAVERALERRRLIRQNREYQAELEASLRQLRCAQEEAIAAAKMAAVGDLVAGVAHAVNTPLGVGLTAASLMAERSRTLATDLRRGCLSRSELDRGLNLLSEAGATLVASLRHAASVVESLGKLAADQQREDPVDLELGAYLAQMALSLAPQVESAGHHLEVRCAAPLWVRVPPGAIMQILLQLVRNSLDHGLCGLPSGQSITIAADFAPSGRVVLRCCDSGRGLAAEILPRIFDPFFSTTPGARHSGLGLAIAHALATHALGGRLWVEAVPQGACFVLEFPSRR, from the coding sequence GTGAGCGCGCGGGTCTTGGTGGTGGACGACGAGCCCTTGCTGCGGGCCGCTGTTGCCATGAGCCTGGGAGACCAGGGCTTTATAGTTGACGAAGCCCCGGACGGCGAGGCCGGTTGGGAGCGCTTTGTGGCCGTTGCGCCGGACGTGAGTTTGGTGGATCTGCGCATGCCGCGTCTCCATGGCCTGGGCCTTGTGGAGCGCATCGTCCGCCATGACCCTGATGCCGCAGTGGTGGTGATCTCTGCAGCTGGGGAGGCCGCCGATGTCATTGCTGCCCTGCGTGCCGGGGCATGGGACTATCTCGTCAAGCCGGTGGTGGACATGGGCATGCTGCTCCATGCCGTGGAGCGCGCCCTGGAGCGTCGGCGCTTGATCCGCCAAAACCGGGAGTACCAGGCAGAGCTGGAGGCGTCGCTTCGCCAGCTGCGTTGCGCCCAGGAAGAGGCCATTGCTGCGGCCAAGATGGCTGCGGTGGGGGATCTGGTGGCTGGAGTGGCTCATGCGGTGAACACGCCCTTGGGCGTTGGGCTCACCGCGGCGAGCCTCATGGCGGAACGCAGTCGAACCCTTGCGACGGATTTGCGGCGGGGATGCCTTTCGCGTTCCGAATTGGACCGAGGCTTGAACCTTTTGTCCGAAGCGGGCGCGACTTTGGTCGCCAGCCTGCGTCATGCCGCCAGCGTGGTAGAAAGTCTGGGCAAGCTGGCGGCGGACCAGCAGCGGGAAGATCCGGTGGATTTGGAGCTTGGCGCCTATTTGGCACAAATGGCCTTAAGCCTTGCCCCGCAGGTGGAATCTGCTGGCCACCATCTGGAGGTGCGCTGCGCGGCCCCGCTCTGGGTGCGGGTGCCTCCGGGGGCCATCATGCAAATCCTTTTGCAACTGGTGCGCAACAGCCTCGATCACGGGCTTTGCGGACTGCCTTCGGGGCAATCCATTACGATTGCAGCGGATTTTGCTCCTTCCGGCCGGGTGGTGCTGCGCTGCTGCGACTCGGGCCGCGGGCTTGCGGCAGAGATCCTGCCCCGGATTTTCGATCCATTTTTTTCCACCACTCCAGGGGCGCGGCACTCGGGCCTTGGCCTTGCCATCGCCCACGCCTTGGCCACCCACGCTTTGGGGGGCCGTCTCTGGGTGGAAGCCGTGCCCCAGGGCGCATGTTTTGTGCTGGAGTTTCCCAGCCGGCGGTAG